The following coding sequences lie in one Arachis ipaensis cultivar K30076 chromosome B03, Araip1.1, whole genome shotgun sequence genomic window:
- the LOC110270111 gene encoding uncharacterized protein LOC110270111 gives MLQVLSRGGEAVQMTTDHEPNTERGSIENRGGFVSNMLEKRNFFWNRMDHMLQESQFTRGVRERLLRLGSNPMSSCNSYLQKVPAIVHGNLKLSESHAILLYLASAFTGIADHWLVEPSHLLLVT, from the exons atgttgcAAGTTCTGTCAAGGGGAGGGGAGGCTGTACAGATGACTACTGACCATGAACCTAATACTGAGCGGGGCAGCATTGAGAACAGAGGTGGCTTTGTCTCAAACATGCTAG AAAAAAGAAACTTCTTTTGGAACAGAATGGACCACATGTTGCAAGAATCTCAGTTTACGAG GGGTGTGAGAGAGAGGTTGTTGAGGCTGGGAAGCAATCCAATGAGTTCTTGCAATAGTTATCTGCAGAAAGTTCCGGCTATTGTTCATGGAAACTTGAAGCTCTCCGAGAG CCATGCAATCCTATTATATCTTGCTTCTGCTTTTACTGGAATTGCTGACCATTGGTTAGTAGAACCATCTCATCTGCTTCTTGTGACCTGA